A DNA window from Trichomycterus rosablanca isolate fTriRos1 chromosome 9, fTriRos1.hap1, whole genome shotgun sequence contains the following coding sequences:
- the insm1a gene encoding insulinoma-associated protein 1a, with product MRSGSAHLSGRKVGTLPVSRFGLIVHVKVPCCCCCCCCCCGCCCVCCCVLKMPRGFLVKRSRKAAPMSYRIRCSEHENEDARETQVYVHKPGDARGGPDLASLVASAPRADSLSQPVRFGNPDTLSQSVYSPTRPVSREQRVSIGSPVSAESYPVRFDQQLGYAPMDLKISASNSAGVTASKRAHPEPERKSKPAPKKAKAMRKLQFEDEVTTSPVLGLRIKEGPVEQKVGADKQLGEFVCRLCGEAYADPFALAQHRCSRIVRVEYRCPECDKAFSCPANLASHRRWHKPKHSNQTGGEGTDKKSRATEHGRSCFGKEPRAELEQDRNTPSPGVSESGSGSGSDLDGLYECQRCVRKFKRQAYLKKHIQTHHTVLSLKNHAPGQEPEQKHVEQAQPPVQAQVPLDSIVCPVCGETFPSRMAQERHVRVHHASHVYPCKHCPAAFYSSPALTRHINKCHPSENRQVILLQVPVRPAC from the exons ATGAGAAGCGGCAGCGCGCATCTGTCAGGGCGGAAGGTCGGAACGCTCCCGGTCTCTCGGTTCGGGCTGATCGTGCATGTGAAAGTgccttgctgctgctgctgctgctgctgctgctgtggttgttgctgtgtttgttgttgtgttCTGAAGATGCCGAGAGGATTTTTGGTGAAGAGGAGCCGAAAAGCGGCGCCCATGTCCTACCGGATCCGGTGCAGCGAGCACGAGAATGAGGATGCGCGCGAGACTCAGGTGTACGTGCATAAACCGGGTGATGCGCGCGGCGGACCGGACCTTGCATCCCTGGTTGCATCAGCACCGCGAGCGGACAGCCTGAGCCAGCCGGTGCGTTTTGGAAACCCGGACACGTTAAGCCAGTCCGTGTACAGTCCCACCCGCCCGGTGAGTCGCGAGCAGCGGGTTTCCATCGGCTCCCCGGTCTCGGCCGAGTCGTACCCGGTGCGTTTCGACCAGCAGCTTGGGTACGCGCCGATGGACCTGAAAATCAGCGCGAGCAACAGCGCGGGCGTCACCGCGAGCAAACGCGCGCACCCGGAGCCTGAGCGCAAAAGCAAACCGGCGCCCAAAAAAGCCAAAGCAATGCGCAAGCTGCAGTTCGAGGACGAGGTGACGACCTCCCCCGTGCTCGGTCTGAGGATCAAGGAGGGTCCGGTGGAGCAGAAAGTCGGGGCGGACAAACAGCTGGGTGAGTTCGTGTGCCGCCTGTGCGGAGAGGCGTACGCGGACCCGTTCGCGCTGGCGCAGCACCGGTGCTCTCGCATCGTGCGGGTGGAGTACCGGTGCCCCGAGTGCGACAAGGCTTTCAGCTGCCCGGCTAACCTGGCATCACACCGGCGCTGGCACAAACCCAAACACAGCAATCAGACCGGGGGTGAGGGCACCGACAAGAAATCACGCGCAACCGAGCACG GAAGGAGCTGTTTCGGCAAAGAGCCGCGAGCTGAGCTCGAGCAGGACCGCAACACACCCAGCCCCGGCGTCTCCGAGTCGGGATCAGGATCGGGCTCGGATTTGGACGGCCTGTACGAGTGTCAGCGCTGCGTCAGAAAGTTCAAGCGGCAGGCGTACCTGAAGAAGCACATCCAGACACATCACACGGTCCTAAGTCTCAAGAACCACGCGCCGGGTCAGGAACCCGAACAGAAACACGTGGAGCAGGCACAGCCCCCAGTGCAGGCGCAGGTACCGCTGGACTCGATCGTGTGTCCGGTCTGTGGGGAGACCTTCCCCAGCCGCATGGCGCAGGAGCGGCACGTCCGCGTGCATCACGCCTCACACGTGTACCCCTGCAAGCACTGCCCGGCCGCCTTCTACAGCTCACCGGCGCTCACACGCCACATCAACAAGTGCCACCCGTCAGAGAACCGGCAGGTGATTCTGCTGCAGGTGCCGGTGCGTCCCGCCTGCTGA
- the LOC134320478 gene encoding uncharacterized protein LOC134320478 produces MDVCRLSETNTNPPSLYPFISPPLHLSTSANLHRSTPPEHQPSISLPLHLSTPSSLHLSKSTPLYPSRTPTLHLSTPSSRHPFISPPFHIYTALPLQNTNPPSLYPFISPPLHLSTSPNLHRSTPPEHQPSTYLLLHLATPSSLHLSTSTPLYPSRTPTLHLSTPSSRHPFISPPFHIYTALPLQNTNPPPIYSFISPPLHLSTSPHLHRSTPPEHQPSTYLLLHLATPSSLHLSKSTPLYPSRTPTLHLSTPSSRHPFISPPFHIYTALPLQNTNPPPIYSFISPPLHLSTSPHLHRSTPPEHQPSTYLLLHLATPSSLHLSKSTPLYPSRTPTLHLSTPSSRHPFISPPLHIYTALPLQNTNPPPIYSFISPPSHIYTALPLQNTNPPSLYSFISPLLHLSTSLHLHRSTPPEHQPSTYLLLHLSTPSSLHLSKSTPLYPSRTPTLHLSTHSSRHSFISPPLYIYTALPLQNTNPPSLYSFISPPLHLSTFPNLHRSTPPEHQPSISLLLHLATPSSLHLSTSTPLYPSRTPTLHLSTPSSRHSFISPPFHIYTALPLQNTNPPPIYSFISPPLHLSTSPHLHRSTPPEHQPSTYLLL; encoded by the exons ATGGACGTGTGCCGGCTTTCAGAAACT AACACCAACCCTCCATCTCTCTACCCCTTCATCTCTCCACCCCTTCATCTCTCCACCTCTGCAAATCTACACCGCTCTACCCCTCCAGAACACCAACCCTCCATCTCTCTACCCCTTCATCTCTCCACCCCTTCATCTCTCCACCTCTCCAAATCTACACCGCTCTACCCCTCCAGAACACCAACCCTCCACCTATCTACTCCTTCATCTCGCCACCCCTTCATCTCTCCACCTTTCCACATCTACACTGCTCTACCCCTCCAGAACACCAACCCTCCATCTCTCTACCCCTTCATCTCTCCACCCCTTCATCTCTCCACCTCTCCAAATCTACACCGCTCTACCCCTCCAGAACACCAACCCTCCACCTATCTACTCCTTCATCTCGCCACCCCTTCATCTCTCCACCTCTCCACATCTACACCGCTCTACCCCTCCAGAACACCAACCCTCCACCTATCTACTCCTTCATCTCGCCACCCCTTCATCTCTCCACCTTTCCACATCTACACCGCTCTACCCCTCCAGAACACCAACCCTCCACCTATCTACTCCTTCATCTCGCCACCCCTTCATCTCTCCACCTCTCCACATCTACACCGCTCTACCCCTCCAGAACACCAACCCTCCACCTATCTACTCCTTCATCTCGCCACCCCTTCATCTCTCCACCTTTCCAAATCTACACCACTCTACCCCTCCAGAACACCAACCCTCCACCTATCTACTCCTTCATCTCGCCACCCCTTCATCTCTCCACCTTTCCACATCTACACCGCTCTACCCCTCCAGAACACCAACCCTCCACCTATCTACTCCTTCATCTCGCCACCCCTTCATCTCTCCACCTCTCCACATCTACACCGCTCTACCCCTCCAGAACACCAACCCTCCACCTATCTACTCCTTCATCTCGCCACCCCTTCATCTCTCCACCTTTCCAAATCTACACCACTCTACCCCTCCAGAACACCAACCCTCCACCTATCTACTCCTTCATCTCGCCACCCCTTCATCTCTCCACCTCTCCACATCTACACCGCTCTACCCCTCCAGAACACCAACCCTCCACCTATCTACTCCTTCATCTCTCCACCTTCCCACATCTACACCGCTCTACCCCTCCAGAACACCAACCCTCCATCTCTCTACTCATTCATCTCGCCACTCCTTCATCTCTCCACCTCTCTACATCTACATCGCTCTACCCCTCCAGAACACCAACCCTCCACCTATCTACTCCTTCATCTCTCCACCCCTTCATCTCTCCACCTCTCCAAATCTACACCGCTCTACCCCTCCAGAACACCAACCCTCCATCTCTCTACTCATTCATCTCGCCACTCCTTCATCTCTCCACCTCTCTACATCTACACCGCTCTACCCCTCCAGAACACCAACCCTCCATCTCTCTACTCCTTCATCTCGCCACCCCTTCATCTCTCCACCTTTCCAAATCTACACCGCTCTACCCCTCCAGAACACCAACCCTCCATCTCTCTACTCCTTCATCTCGCCACTCCTTCATCTCTCCACCTTTCCACATCTACACCGCTCTACCCCTCCAGAACACCAACCCTCCATCTCTCTACTCCTTCATCTCGCCACTCCTTCATCTCTCCACCTTTCCACATCTACACCGCTCTACCCCTCCAGAACACCAACCCTCCACCTATCTACTCCTTCATCTCGCCACCCCTTCATCTCTCCACCTCTCCACATCTACACCGCTCTACCCCTCCAGAACACCAACCCTCCACCTATCTACTCCTTTAG